One region of Eupeodes corollae chromosome 1, idEupCoro1.1, whole genome shotgun sequence genomic DNA includes:
- the LOC129942849 gene encoding uncharacterized protein LOC129942849 encodes MAKFIQIALLVACGAALCWAEPARLRNRQSRVLARQEVAEDVPAQTPYPPAGIVPQIRFDLPTEDVAVEPDNTYLPPDSTLTGIPAKTYGPPEAAEPKAATDNDATTQEPEEATTEQPEDLEQPDDQNPIDDEAEDNEVETDAVDDEELLLVVPLTPRSKTARLQARRPLAPIRSQRVVAQPIPYRSQRLIGQQLYFADGRFFAYTPQYVRV; translated from the coding sequence ATGGCTAAATTCATTCAAATCGCTCTTTTGGTTGCCTGTGGTGCTGCCCTCTGTTGGGCAGAACCAGCTCGTTTGAGAAATCGCCAATCAAGAGTATTAGCTCGTCAGGAAGTTGCTGAGGATGTCCCGGCTCAAACACCATATCCTCCAGCTGGAATTGTTCCTCAAATCCGCTTTGACCTCCCAACTGAGGATGTAGCCGTTGAGCCTGACAATACATACCTGCCACCAGATAGCACTCTAACTGGAATACCAGCTAAAACCTACGGTCCTCCAGAAGCTGCTGAGCCAAAAGCAGCCACTGACAACGATGCAACTACGCAAGAACCTGAAGAAGCCACAACAGAGCAACCTGAGGATTTGGAACAACCTGATGATCAAAACCCAATCGATGATGAGGCCGAAGACAACGAAGTCGAAACGGACGCCGTCGATGATGAAGAACTTCTTCTGGTCGTTCCCCTAACGCCAAGATCCAAAACAGCAAGACTACAGGCTCGCCGCCCATTGGCTCCAATTAGATCACAACGTGTTGTTGCTCAACCAATTCCCTACAGGTCGCAGCGCTTAATTGGCCAACAACTCTACTTTGCCGATGGAAGGTTCTTCGCCTACACCCCACAATACGTCagagtttaa